ATGGAGTACGTAGGTGGTATATACTTGGTATACCTTGCTTTGCCGGCTCAACTGGGGCTAACATTCCGGCCGAGGAAACATGATTAGTATGCATCTTTGGCTGGAGCTGATTATGGCAtgtctactccgtattgcCACAACGTTATACGCGAGCCCACTTTGTCCCGCTCATTGTGACGAACAGAGTGGATAAGGAGCGTTGTGAGATCCGTCATTTGCGTTGATCTGTGGCCAACTTGCTAACGGTTGCGTTACTAAAGTAACTAATTCCTCTCCGGTGAGGTCCCTTCACCTGACAACATTACAGAGATAGAAACATGCTTTGTGGGCGTGCAAGATTGTTTGTGAAAATCAAATACTCGGTTCGGTGGTGTATGACTTGGATTCATGGAGAAGTCAATGAGTTTCAGATTCCAGAGCTTGCTGGCGCATATGTTAAGAGGAAACCCTGAGTTGTGATCTGATCTTTGCAGTGAGGATGGTCGATATTACTCACTTGATATTACCATAGGATGGCTTGTATACCGAGGAAAAACGTCGAGAACAAACAACCTACTTCGAATCTTGATTTCAAGAAATATTGCATGGACCTTATCGAGTTATTACTCTAGCCTTTCCACCAAGTGAATACGACACGTCAGATGGAAGATATAGATGATAAGGAAACGATAAAGCGAAGACGTCGGATGGTGCGCTCTCAGGGTTGAGACTATATCTCCTCTGGTTTGCCTCGCTTTCTGCCATACGATGTCTAGTGATAGCATGTGGAGCCTAGGGATTTGCTCCATAGGCTAGTGGAATCCATCTTCTTTCGGACACGATAACTGGCCGCAGCGGCACTGCGCCTTCAAGGTCCACTGGTTTCGGCACACACCAGGGGTCTCCGCCGATATGATTGAAGGATAGACTTCAACCATAACTGAAGAATGCTACACAGTGCTACCAGAAGAAGTTCTTCCGCCTGTTATGATTCAGCTAGCGTTCCGTATACTGTTTTTCCTGGGTTGGTTGATGCATTTGAAGAATTGAATAGGAGCCATATTTCGATGGCATTATCAAGCTGTGCGCCAGGTCTAACCAGCTGAAGAGCCCGTGTATCATGAATCTTTTTGCGGCCTCCCTGGCGCCATAAAGGAATCCTAGGCCCGGATATTCCGATGTGGGCGTATCAACACAAGGGCGAATATTTCCATTCTCGGTTATGAGCTGTAAGGTCCACTATGAAGCCAACACTGGAACTTGACGATTAAACAAAGTTCCAGACCCTACGGGACATGACTCTTGTCCCTTGGTTCGGTCCGCGAGAAAATTGTATCTGTTGCATTAGGGACCCATTGCTGTGACGTGAAGGGTGTGACTTACAGTTCAACTTCCCAAAGGAGGAGACTAAATGAATGGTTGCTGCCGATCGCTATGGGACGGCGTACGTATTCCCTCCAATTACTATGTAGAATGACGCGACCCAAGAGCCCTCCGTTTGCCAGAAGAGTGGTGGCTTTCTTATCCAGAGATATTCAAGACATCTGATCCTTGAGCGGGAGCAAGTTGGAGTATACTACAATTCACAGTATATACGACACATAGTATAGCCTGCACATTATTTTCGGTATGATAAAAGACGTGctacttacggagtacgatTTACACGTTGATTAAGGACATGCCCTTGTTGGTTGGTCTTGCCCAGTCCGCAGGACCCGTGTGGAGTATCCCGGGGCCACTTTCCGACTTCTTGGCATGTCGGACGATTTGCTGCGCCACGATGCTAGACCTACGTAATTCCGGGGTTCTGCGCAGTCGGAAGACTCGTAACAGGAATAATTCCCAACGTGCAGCTTCAGTGTGGGCCCTGCTAAATGAGAAGGGTCATTTACCGCTTATCCGACATAATAAGTCCGCAGGTTTTACCAGCTTCCCCCCAACCTAGGATTAATGCCAAGAGGTGCGGAGACGGCAAATGGTTGAATGCAAGTATCTTGGCATTGTTGGCAGTGAAACAGTTAATATAAGCTTGTGGTCAGTGTTCGTTCCAAGTCTTAGTGATCGAGTCCCACTTGCCCTTTGTAAGTGATCTGCTAGAGATCAAGCCTTTGGGAAAACTTCGGAACATTCTTAGCGAGCCGGAATATCTGTAATCTGTTTCATCCCGGAAGAGTGCTTTCGACCTGGAAGAGAGCAAGAGGGAAAGATTGAAACGAGCCAAGGGCGTCTATATTCCGCCAATGACTCGATCAGAGGGGTGTCTGCGGTAACATAGCAGACACACTGAGGCTATAAAGCCTCTGCATCCCCACGACCATGAACCTTGAATTTGAGCAGACAAAAAGCATCTATCCATTGACTTCTCGTGCCATTCTTTAAAACACTCTGGGAGtgatcctttctttccaataaccaacttcttcaatcaTTTACAATGCTTCCCAAGGCTGTCCTCCTGTCTCTGCTCGCCTCCATGGCACTGGGTGCCAGCGAGTTCCCTATCCCCGAGTCTGCTGGCACTGAGACTTTCTCGGAGCCCCAGGAGATCGCCGCTGGAGAGACCTTCGACGGTGGTTTGAAGACTTACGGCCGTGGCGTCGAGTGCACTGGCCAGGATGAGGGTGGCGACAGCGATGctgtcttcatcctccaggaGGGTGCTACCCTCAAGAACGCCATTATCGGTGCTGACCAGATCGAGGGTGTCCACTGTGAGGGTGCTTGCACCATCGAGAACGTCTGGTGGGAGAAGGTCTGCGAGGGTATGTgctagtattttattttcattcGGACGACAACTGACTTGTGTCGCAGACGCGCTCTCCCTCAAGAAGGGTAGCGGCCCTTACAAGGTCATCGGCGGTGGTGCCCAGGGTGCCGAGGACAAGGTTATCCAGCACAACGCCGAAGGTGAGGTCAGCATCGATGGCTTCGTCGTCTCCGACTTCGGCAAGCTCTTCCGCTCCTGCGGTAACTGCGATTCCCAGTCTCAGCGCTCTGTCACCATTACCAACGTCAAGGCCTACAACGGCAAGAAACTCGCCGGTGTCAACGAGAACTACGGTGATGTCGCCACTATCACGGACACTTGTGCCACCTCCGTCGAGGACATCTGCACGACCTACGAGGCTACCGAGGGCTCTGGTGAGCCCAGCGAGATTGGCTCTGGCCCCAGCGACTCTTGCGTCTACACTGACCCTCTTCCTGCCTGCTAAGCGCATACTCAGTGTATCTGAGGGGATATCGGACATCTTGGGCGCTTTCTTGTTGTACTATTTGTCTCCCTGCAAGGCAGTCAAAGTCAATACTTCACTGCCTTCCtgtatctaataatataaagaattgGACCCTTCTCTGATAACCCTTGGGGTTGTCCGAGCTGGATTGGGATCAACACACATTTCGTTGTATAACTTGTAGAAGCGAGTATTTACAAGCCATTCCTCACATAAACTTATTAGCAACCCGTGAATATCCACATGTGCCGCCTCAATACAATTCTGTCAATGACGCTTGAACTATCTGGTTAATAACAACTTCATCCTTGTCAATAGTAATCTATAAATGCCGAAATCTACCAATAAATATGATATGTAACAATCTTGGCGGTTATTGCCTTGACTTAATCTAAACGAATGTGGTGCCGAATCTT
This Aspergillus flavus chromosome 1, complete sequence DNA region includes the following protein-coding sequences:
- a CDS encoding pectate lyase, which codes for MLPKAVLLSLLASMALGASEFPIPESAGTETFSEPQEIAAGETFDGGLKTYGRGVECTGQDEGGDSDAVFILQEGATLKNAIIGADQIEGVHCEGACTIENVWWEKVCEDALSLKKGSGPYKVIGGGAQGAEDKVIQHNAEGEVSIDGFVVSDFGKLFRSCGNCDSQSQRSVTITNVKAYNGKKLAGVNENYGDVATITDTCATSVEDICTTYEATEGSGEPSEIGSGPSDSCVYTDPLPAC